From Drosophila yakuba strain Tai18E2 chromosome 2L, Prin_Dyak_Tai18E2_2.1, whole genome shotgun sequence, one genomic window encodes:
- the LOC6529108 gene encoding cytosolic non-specific dipeptidase, with protein sequence MSEISSELLKLFAFVDGKKEDYIGALKTVVGIQSVSAWPEKRGEIDRMVEWTTDRLRSLGAETELADVGLQTLPNGQIIPLPKVLLGTLGKDPSKKTVLVYGHLDVQPALKEDGWNTNPFELTQVDGKLFGRGASDDKGPVLCWIHAIEAYQKLNITLPVNVKFVFEGMEESGSEGLDNLLLERKDNFLADVDFVCISDNYWLGKKRPCLTYGLRGLAYFQVEVECSSKDLHSGVFGGTVHEAMPDLCHLLSILVDKDTKILVPGVDRDVAPQIKNEQSIYENIDFEVAEYKKDIGVQQLPHNGDKTRLLQARWRYPSLSVHGIEGAFYEPGAKTVIPKKVIGKFSIRLVPNQDPKHIEECVVKYINDKWAERGSPNKMKVTMLSAGKPWTEDPNHPHYEAAKRAIKHVFNVEPDMTREGGSIPVTLTLQEATGKNVILVPVGACDDGAHSQNEKIDIYNYIEGTKLLGAYLHEVGKL encoded by the exons ATGTCCGAGATATCAAGTGAACttctaaaattatttgc CTTTGTGGACGGCAAAAAAGAAGATTACATCGGGGCCCTAAAAACTGTTGTGGGTATTCAGTCCGTTTCAGCTTGGCCCGAAAAGCGAGGCGAAATCGATCGCATGGTGGAATGGACCACAGATCGGCTGAGGTCTCTGGGCGCTGAGACAGAGCTGGCAGATGTTGGTCTGCAGACTTTGCCGAACGGCCAGATAATACCACTGCCAAAGGTTCTGCTTGGAACTTTGGGCAAAGACCCCTCTAAGAAGACCGTTTTGGTTTATGGTCATTTGGATGTGCAGCCCGCCTTGAAGGAAGATGGATGGAACACCAATCCCTTTGAGCTTACACAGGTGGATGGAAAGCTGTTTGGACGCGGGGCATCCGACGACAAAGGACCAGTGCTGTGCTGGATTCACGCTATCGAAGCTTATCAGAAGCTCAACATTACACTGCCAGTGAACGTTAAATTCGTATTTGAAGGAATGGAGGAAAGCGGCAGCGAAGGCCTCGACAATTTGTTATTGGAACGTAAAGATAATTTCTTAGCGGATGTTgattttgtttgcatttccgatAACTATTGGCTGGGAAAAAAACGTCCTTGCCTTACATATGGTCTTCGCGGTCTGGCATACTTTCAAGTGGAGGTGGAATGCTCCAGCAAAGACTTGCATAGCGGAGTTTTTGGAGGCACCGTTCACGAAGCAATGCCGGATCTGTGTCATTTGCTAAGCATACTTGTCGATAAGGATACGAAAATCCTAGTCCCTGGTGTGGATCGCGAC GTCGCACCACAAATCAAGAACGAGCAATCTATATATGAGAACATAGACTTTGAAGTTGCTGAGTACAA GAAAGACATTGGTGTTCAGCAGCTGCCGCATAATGGTGATAAAACAAGGTTACTTCAAGCCAGGTGGCGTTATCCCAGTCTTTCTGTTCACGGAATTGAAGGTGCATTTTATGAGCCAGGCGCAAAAACTGTCATTCCGAAGAAGGTTATTGGCAAGTTCTCCATTCGTCTTGTCCCCAACCAAGATCCGAAGCACATTGAAGAGTGTGTCGTAAAATACATTAATGATAAATGGGCCGAGCGCGGCTCGCCTAACAAAATGAAG GTTACTATGCTCTCAGCTGGTAAGCCCTGGACTGAGGACCCTAACCATCCTCATTATGAGGCTGCAAAAAGAGCCATTAAGCATGTTTTCAATGTAGAACCAGATATGACCCGTGAAGGGGGATCTATTCCAGTAACGTTAACATTGCAGGAAGCCACGGGTAAAAACGTAATCCTTGTGCCAGTTGGTGCTTGTGACGACGGTGCCCACtctcaaaatgaaaaaattgaTATTTACAACTACATTGAAGGC ACTAAACTTCTTGGCGCCTATCTGCACGAAGTgggaaaattataa